A single genomic interval of Alistipes provencensis harbors:
- a CDS encoding deoxynucleoside kinase has protein sequence MYIAIAGNIGSGKTTLTQILTKRYDAKCYLEECDNPYIGDFYEDMNRWAFNLQISFLGSRIQQTMDMLADCRSGVIFQDRTIYEDAHIFADNLHEMGLMATRDIETYMKIFRLVTTLIPKPDLLIYLKASVPTLISQIRKRGREYEMNIDELYLKRLNDKYNNWIENLYGGEVLVVDKDHEDFVSDPTVLEKICARLDAIKAKKR, from the coding sequence ATGTACATAGCCATAGCCGGAAACATCGGGAGCGGGAAAACCACGCTGACCCAGATCCTTACGAAGCGCTACGACGCCAAGTGCTACCTCGAGGAGTGTGACAATCCCTACATCGGCGATTTCTACGAGGACATGAACCGCTGGGCGTTCAACCTCCAGATTTCGTTTCTCGGGAGCCGCATCCAGCAGACGATGGACATGCTGGCCGACTGCCGTTCGGGTGTGATTTTTCAGGACCGTACGATCTACGAGGATGCGCACATCTTCGCCGACAACCTCCACGAAATGGGGCTGATGGCTACGCGCGACATCGAGACCTACATGAAGATTTTCCGGTTGGTGACCACGCTCATCCCCAAGCCCGACCTGCTGATCTACCTCAAGGCGAGCGTTCCGACGCTCATCTCGCAAATCCGCAAGCGCGGCCGCGAGTACGAGATGAATATCGACGAACTGTACCTCAAGCGCCTGAACGACAAATACAATAACTGGATCGAGAACCTTTACGGAGGCGAAGTGCTCGTCGTCGACAAGGATCACGAGGATTTCGTGTCTGACCCGACCGTGCTGGAGAAAAT
- a CDS encoding GH3 auxin-responsive promoter family protein yields the protein MSFRSIILRAWFSQRERSIDRFRRRPVETQERMFRRLLRRGRLTEFGDRYDLRHIRSVEQFQSQVETFDYETFKPYIERMMEGVRSVTYPGRVSLFARSSGTTSDRSKYIPVTMESLWWNHTLGMRDVATVFSSNYPKSRVFEGKTLTLGGSCRREGRNLVGDLSALLIHETTFWSGWFRAPRTETAIIPDFDEKVEAICRECVGERITAFAGVPSWNLAMMRRVLEYTGKQNLLEVWPDLEMFAHGGVEFAPYRTTFEELIPSERMKYMETYNASEGFFAMADDPARSDMLLMLDYGTFFEFRNGTQVVPLEGVECGKVYAVLITSNNGLWRYEIGDTVEFTSTNPYRIRFAGRTRQYINVFGEELIVDNAEHALLAACRKTGAVVSEYSVAPCYMSLRERGAHEWIVEFEREPDSREHFAGVLDEELRAVNSDYDAKRRTTLERQRLTVVERGTFLAWMRARGKNKVPRLVNDRRVADELPAFRAEPAGVEK from the coding sequence GTGTCTTTCCGCAGTATAATCCTCAGGGCGTGGTTCTCGCAGCGCGAACGGTCGATCGACCGCTTCCGCCGCCGTCCCGTCGAAACACAGGAACGGATGTTCCGCCGGCTGCTGCGCCGGGGGCGGCTCACGGAGTTCGGCGACCGCTACGACCTGCGGCACATCCGCTCGGTCGAGCAGTTCCAGTCGCAGGTCGAGACGTTCGACTACGAGACTTTCAAACCCTACATCGAACGGATGATGGAGGGGGTGCGGAGCGTCACCTACCCGGGCCGGGTGTCGTTGTTCGCGCGCTCGTCGGGCACTACCTCGGACCGGAGCAAATATATCCCCGTGACGATGGAGTCGCTGTGGTGGAACCATACGCTGGGCATGCGCGACGTGGCGACGGTTTTTTCGTCCAACTACCCCAAGTCGCGGGTTTTCGAGGGCAAGACCCTGACGCTGGGCGGCTCGTGCCGCCGCGAGGGGCGCAATCTGGTGGGCGACCTCTCGGCGCTGCTGATCCACGAGACGACCTTCTGGAGCGGCTGGTTCCGGGCCCCGCGGACCGAGACGGCGATCATTCCGGATTTCGATGAGAAGGTCGAGGCGATCTGCCGCGAATGTGTCGGCGAACGGATCACGGCCTTTGCGGGCGTTCCGTCGTGGAATCTGGCGATGATGCGCCGCGTTCTGGAATATACGGGCAAACAGAACCTGCTGGAGGTGTGGCCCGATTTGGAGATGTTCGCCCACGGAGGCGTGGAGTTCGCGCCCTACCGGACGACGTTCGAGGAGCTGATCCCCTCGGAGCGGATGAAATACATGGAGACCTACAACGCTTCGGAGGGCTTTTTCGCCATGGCCGACGACCCCGCGCGCAGCGACATGCTGCTGATGCTCGACTACGGCACTTTCTTCGAGTTCCGCAACGGGACGCAGGTCGTGCCGCTGGAGGGCGTGGAGTGCGGAAAGGTCTACGCCGTGCTCATCACGTCGAACAACGGCCTGTGGCGCTACGAGATCGGCGATACGGTGGAGTTCACCTCGACGAATCCCTACCGCATCCGCTTTGCGGGCCGCACGCGGCAGTATATCAACGTCTTCGGCGAGGAGCTGATCGTCGACAACGCCGAACACGCCCTGCTCGCGGCCTGCCGCAAGACGGGGGCCGTGGTGAGCGAATACAGCGTTGCGCCGTGCTACATGTCGCTGCGCGAACGCGGAGCCCACGAATGGATCGTGGAGTTTGAACGGGAACCCGACAGCCGCGAGCATTTCGCCGGGGTGCTGGACGAGGAGCTGCGGGCCGTCAATTCGGACTACGACGCCAAACGCCGCACCACGCTCGAGCGGCAGCGTTTGACGGTCGTGGAGCGCGGGACGTTCCTCGCGTGGATGCGCGCGCGGGGTAAGAACAAGGTTCCGCGGCTGGTGAACGACCGCCGTGTGGCTGACGAACTGCCGGCTTTTCGTGCGGAGCCGGCCGGAGTGGAGAAATAA